A region of Acidimicrobiales bacterium DNA encodes the following proteins:
- a CDS encoding ATP-binding protein — translation MNIETQLAPDPMSARAARQLIEAALQRWGDDDSTEVAALLTTELVTNAIVHARTDFSLRVTTNQDRLRVEVSDSSHDPPRLIPIQDDEEHGRGLHLVDALSVSWGVDWRADGKAVWFDLAEEPAEATAAGGI, via the coding sequence GTGAACATCGAGACTCAGCTGGCGCCTGATCCAATGAGTGCCCGGGCGGCCAGACAGCTGATCGAAGCCGCACTGCAGCGATGGGGTGACGACGACTCGACCGAGGTGGCCGCGCTCCTCACGACCGAGCTGGTGACGAACGCGATCGTGCACGCCAGAACCGACTTCTCGCTCAGGGTCACCACCAACCAGGACCGTCTGAGGGTCGAGGTGTCTGATTCGAGTCATGACCCGCCTCGGCTCATCCCGATCCAGGACGACGAAGAGCACGGACGAGGACTGCACCTGGTGGACGCTCTGTCCGTCTCGTGGGGCGTGGACTGGAGGGCTGACGGCAAGGCGGTGTGGTTCGACTTGGCCGAGGAACCGGCCGAGGCGACTGCGGCGGGCGGTATCTGA